The Triticum urartu cultivar G1812 chromosome 5, Tu2.1, whole genome shotgun sequence genome contains the following window.
TGAAACAAAGGTGATGAGCAATCAGACGAAGTGCATAATTGCATGATCCTTAGATAGCATAAGAAAATAGTGGTATACAGTTATTACCCAACCAAGTTCAGAAAAATGAAACAAGTATGGTCAGAGTTTTACATATACTTAAGAAGTATTGTATAGTGGTAAAAggaagacaaaccaaatgtgagCATAAGTAAAAATATGCTTCTTAATCCTCAACAAGAAAAGAGAACATTAAACAATCACATTGAACAAGACTAATGATCTCCATAAGCAGAAATAAGCAACATCAAAACAAGTATGGCCGAACCTGTTCCAATTGCTTCAAAGACTCAACTGATTTTGCGTCATCAGGAATTATGTTAACCTCTTTCATGGCACAAAGAGCTCCGGTGTGCCTGTATGTTGGTGTGATGGTATGTTCAAAATTTAGAGAAGCGATTACTACAATAAAAATGAAATATAACATACCTATTGGTAGCTTCATATACACAGCCATATGTGCCACTGCCGATGAGCTTCCTTTTTTGCCACTGACCAGCCATTGAGGGTGTCTCGACTTTTGGAACTGACGGGTGGCCAAAATTTGTTTGCTTTGGGCTCATTGAAACAGGAGGAAGAGGTAATGGGTGAAGATTGGCACTCAGATTGCCCTCAGGACGAGAAGTGTGGTTCTCTGGGAACAAGTTTGTATGCATTGGTGATGGAGGTGCACTTGGGTATCTTGATCTAAGAGCAGGACTTCTCAAAGGACTAGAGCGAGGAGATCGCTCCTGGCCACCCACAAATTTTTCAGGTGAGGTGGAAGGGGGTGAAGATCCTGATTGATCTGAAGACCATGGTGATGGTGCTGACAATATATTGCTACCTTGGATGGATATTGCAGCAGATGAGAAGTCTACATTACTCAACCTTCGAGGACTCTGTACAGGACTTGAAAACCCGCTGCTCGGGGCACTTTTAGCAGGAATATTCAACCTAAAGTTCAAAGTTTCAGTTGGACCATCCTGGAACTTCTCTTTATATGTCTTTCTCCGTTGGCCACAGGTGGCCCCATGTGTGCCAGCTGACCGTAAGTCATTGTGCTCGTGAACCTTTTGAACAGTTTGGTGGGGCATAAATCTATCACCGGAGACATTAACAACATCAGAAACATGGATATGGAGTTAATCTGATCAGTGTGGCATGACAACAGTTTTTTTTTAATAATCATGTTCATGTACAATCTTCTTTACTAGCAGCTTCATGGAAGTTAATCAAAGCAAATTACACTTCACTGACTTCAGTACTGAAACAATCTCAGTCACTCATCAGTTAAAAATCACAATCTGAGCCAGCCTTTTTTTCATGTCAAGATCTAATAAACTGGCAAGTAGCTTAACCAAGCATCATCAAGTAAAAATGTTATGGGGTATCATAGCACCAAACAGCAAATTGTCTCAACTCGTTCTGGGGGTCCAAAACCACAATAACTCTTCGTGACATATCATCCAATTTTTGCTAAGGTGCTATGATCTCCTGGTCATAAGCTAATAAGTTCACAGAAAGCCTAAAACCCTCTTGGTAGAATGCAACTATGCAGCAATGTATGTCTGAAGCCCTAATCCAAGCTAATTTCAGACCGTCAACATGGTTAGACTATAGCAAAGGCCATCTTCCCTGGTCATCTTATTGTTCACCTAAACTGTTCTCACCAACCTCAAAACATTCTGCCCTGCAAAGTGGTCGAAATGCTACTAGTGTGGCAGTTTTAGTATATAGTGTCATGTGTCATGCCTTCTTATATGCCCATATTGTTGGTAACCCCAACCTCATTCAGAAATCACTGCTAGTGGCCTCCTTGCTAACACCCTAATCGCTTCATCAGTACTAAAACAGAACTAACAAGGTTATGCTGTTTATACGAACTTGAACGGCAAAGGAAGGAAGCTTGAAGCATGTACTaaactagtactccctccgtccaaataagtgactcaactttgtactaaagttagtacaaagttgagtcacttattttggaacggaggaagtacaaAACAAACAAAATGCATCCCCACCTTGGAAACGTGGACGGCCTCTCCCCTCCAGTCTCTGCAACCCCCAGGAACTCGGCCGACCCGTTGCAATCCCCGTCGAACATCCTCGGGGAGGGGAGCGGCCTCCCAGGCCCTCGGCACGGCGAGTCGTCATGGTGGGGCAGCGGCAGAGGGTGCGGCAGCAGCATGGGCGTGGACGACGACCTGGCCGGCGCCGCCTCCATCATGCTGCTAGGGGACCTCGAGATCGGCGTGGAGCTGGCGGTGGCGAGCCCGGACCAGACCGCGTCTCTCCTGGCGGggtaggaggaggaggagggcggggCGGCGTGCGGGTCGTCGAGGCGGAGCGCGGAGGCCCCGACCTCGATGTCGTCGACATGGCGCAGGCGGTGCTGCCTGGTGAGGCGGGGCAGGTGGTCGGGGTCGCCGGCGCCGCCGTGGCGGGGGATGCGGGAGGTGGAGGCGCGGGCGGGGGAGGCGGGCGTGGAGGCGGAAGCGGAGGAGGGGCGGTGGGCGGAGCGCTTCCACCAGGGCATCGGGAAGGGGGGAGGGCAGGGGAGGGGCTTATGGGGGGccgcggacgaaaccctagctAGTGGCCACAGGTGGTAATGgcggggtgggggtgggggtggggggaggTGGGGAGGGGATCGGTGGCTGGAGACGACGACCCCCGCCATTTTGGCTTTTGTTTTCTCCTTTCTCGCGAGGGGGGGAGGGACCGGGCGGGGAGTTGGTTTGCTCTCTCGGCTATTCTTTTTTCCTCCACTCAGGTTTGGCCGGGGCCACGCGGCTTAGGGAAGAAGTCCAGCGAGTCAATGTCTCCGGTTACACGTCGCGCACTGCACGCGGCCTGCCCTTCCTTCCCCGTTCCGTTGAGTTTCTCCGTTTCTTCCGTCTGCCTACTCGCTTCCGTTTGGCCTGACGGTCTTTTCTTACAAGTAAATTGCACACATTTTTTTCTCTCTTGATTGATGATGTGATGAAGAACGCAAGCGTTTCATCACCTTGTTGACACGGGTGCACCGGAGAGATGTCAATCGGGACGCATCGGAGAAGTCTTCGGACGCTGATTGGCTGACTTTGAGTGTTGACTTTGTCCTCTCATGGATGCACGATACAATACAATATATGTCCCATTTCGGTACGGCGTGGCATAGGCACCGTTGATCAGCTCTGTTTTACAGCCAGATGCATGAGGTAAATATTGATTTCATATCTATAAGGGCATTCGTACTGCCTCGGTTCTTTTTTGGGGTATCCTTCTCGTGTGATTAACATACTCTtaatttctttttcttttttattgagtcataggaaccattgtactgttaagtggggtccaagtgaacaaattcagagtgactgatgtgatgttcaaccaaaatcctatgtcttcgagcgaagacaatgaaagtaaatcttatccagagctggatgagtcagctttacttgtagcccaagtcaagctgtcgcgttgtttgaaatctgaccattggacacgtgtcggttccttagtgacccggggtcatttcggacatatcatgttgggttgcctcctggctatgaatagcccaccccctacaccataaattggtggctgctcagagtgaGTGCATgacttttgttgtttgagagcaacccacctctgaagcctttgagaaagagatccttgcgaggacaaagcccaaaacatcctgatacgtccattttgcgtcatgcttttatatcgatatttattgcattatgggctgctattacacattatgtcacaatacttatgcctctcttattttacaaggtttacatgaagaggggaaagccggcagctggaattctgggctggaaaaggagcaaatattagagacatattctgcacatctccaaaagtcctgaaactccacgggaattattttcagaatatataaaaaaatattgggcgaaagaagtactagagggggccacccaccgtccacgagggtgggggcgcgccctacccccctgggcgcggccccctacctcatgggcccctggtggccctctgatgcccatctttggctatatggagtctttcgtcgagaaaaaaatcataagcgagctcatgggacgaaactccgccgccacgagacggaaccaatctagggctccagcggagctgttctgccggggaaacttccctctgagagggggaaatcatcaccatcgtcatcaccaacgatcctctcatcgggagggggtcaatctccatcaacatcttcaccagcaccatctcatatcgaaccctagttcatctcttgtatccaatctttgtatccaaacctcagattggtgcctatgggttgctagtagtgttgattactccttatagttgatgctagttggtttacttggtggaagatcatatgttcagatccattatgcatattaatacccctatgattatgaacatgaatatgatttgtgagtagctacgtttgttcctgagaacatgggagaagtcttgctatacgtagtcatgtgaatttggtattcgttcgatattttgatgagatgtatgttttcATCCCTCTAGTgatgtcatgtgaacgtcgactacatgacacttcaccattgtttgggactagaggaaggcattgggaagtaataagtagataatgggttgctagagtgacagaagcttcaaccctagtttatgtgttgcttcgtaaggggctgatttggatccatatgtttaatgctatggttaggtttaccttaatacttctgttgtaggtgcggatgcttgcaataggggttaatcataagtgggatgcttgtccaagtaagggcagtacccaagcaccgctccacccacatatcaaattatcaaagtaccgaacgcgaatcatatgaacgtgatgaaaactagcttgacgataattcccatgtgtcctcgagagcgctttcctttatataagagtttgtccaggcttatcctttactacaaaaaggattgggccatcttgctgcaccttatttacttttattacttgttactcgttacaaattaccttatcacaaaactatctgttaccgataatttcagtgcttgcagagaataccttgctgaaaaccacttatcatttccttctactcctcattgggttcgacactcttacttatcgaaaaggctacgatagatcccctacacttgtgggtcatcaagactcttttctggcgccgttggcggggagtgaagcgcctttggtaggtggaatttggtaaggaaaaatttatatagtgtgctgaaatttactgtcacttgttactatggaacataatcctttgaggggcttgttcggggtatcttcaccctgaccagtagagcaaagagtttctcctcaacctactgaacctactgaaattTTTTACTTTGAAATCCcgtcgggtatgatagagaaactgctagctaatccttttacaggtgacggaacattacatcccgatttgcacctaatctatgtggatgaagtttgtggattatttaagcttgcaggtatgcccgaggatgttatcaagaagaaggtattccctttattttttaagggagaggcattgacatggtttaggctatgtgatgatatgggatcatggaactacaactgattgaaattggaatttcatcagaagttttatcctatgcatctcgttcatcgtgatcgtaattatatatataatttttggcctcgtgaaggagaaagcatcgctcaagcttgggggaggcttaagtcaatgttatattcatgccccaatcatgagctctcaaaagaaatgattattcaaaaaaattatgctaggctttctctcagtaatcgctccatgctcaatacttcttgtactggatcttttatgatgaggaatattgaattcaaatgggatttattggaaagaattaaacacaactctgaagattgggacctcgacaaaggtaaggagtcaggtataacacctaagtttgattgtgttaaatcttttatggataccgatgctttctgtgaatttagcactaaatatggacttgactctgagatagtagcttctttctgtgaatccttcgctactcatgttgatctccctaaggataagtggtttaaatataatcctcccattgaagtaaaagtagttgcacctattaaagttgaagaaaatactatcacttataatgatcttgttgttcctactgcttatattgagaaaccacctttgcccgttagaataaaggatcatgctaaagcttcaactgtggttcttaagagtaatactagaacacctactccctctgagcaaattaaagtttaACCTAGTGTTGCTaaggttaaagatctcttggccgataatattgatgggcatgttatttacctctgcaatgaatctgctagaattgctagacctgatactaaatataaacatagacctgttgtaggcatgcctgttatttcagttaaaataggagatcattgctatcatggcttatgtgatacgGGTGCTAGTgaaagtgcaatacctcattccttatacaaagaaattatgcatgatattgcacctactgagatagaagagatagatgttacaattaagcttgccaatagagatactatttcaccagttgggattgttagagatgttgaagtcttgtgtgggaaagttaaatatcctgctgattttcttgttcttggttccccacaagatgacttttgtcccattatatttggtagtcctgttggaaatatgccctagaggcaataataaaatggttattattatatttctttgttcatgataattgtctattgttcatgctataattgtgttatccggaaatcgtaatacatgtgtgaatacatagaccacaacacgtccctagtgagcctctagttgactagctcgttgatcaaaagatagtcatggtttcctgactatggacattggatgtcattgataacgggatcacatcattaggagaatgatgtgatggacgagacccaatcctaagcatagctcaaagatcatgtagttcgtttgctatagcttttccgaatgtcaagtatcattttcttagaccatgagattgtgcaactcccggataccgtaggagtgctttgggtgtgccaagcgtcacaacgtaactgggtgactataaaggtacactacaggtatctccgaaagtgtctgttaggttggcacgaatcgagactgggatttgtcacttcgtatgacggagaggtatctctgggcccactcggtaatgcatcatcataatgagctcaatgtgaccaagtggttgatcacgggatcatgcattactgtacgagtaaagtgacttaccggtaacgagattgaacgaggtattgggatatcgacaatcgagtctcgggcaagtaacgtaccgattgagaaagggaattgtatacggattgattgaatcctcgacatcgtggttcatccaatgagatcatcgaggagcatgtgggagccaacatgggtatccagatcccgctgttggttattgaccggagagtcatctcggtcatgtctgcgtgtctctcgaacacgtagggtctacacacttaaggttcggtgacgctagggttgttgagatattagtatacggtaacccgaaagttgttcggagttccggatgagatcccggacatcacgaggagttccggaatggtccggaggtgaagaattatatataggaagtcaagtttcggccatcgggaaagtttcgggggtactcggtattgtaccgggaccatcggaagggtcccgggggtcccccgaaaccctagccctcttcttcctccgtgcgccggacgtgtccgctgcacccgccgccgccacgtggcacctcCCCATACGCCCGGCCGCCtctctccgccgccggcccgccgagcccaggcggggcccccgcggcccgcacCGCGCGCCGCCCGCCCCGATCGACCCCGCTGCCCGCAAGCGCCGGGCCGGAGcacgccgccgcctccacgccgTCTCTCCGGTTCCGACGAGCTCCGCCACCGgacgccaccgcgccgccgcagGACGCCGCGCCGGCCGGAGTCGTCGCCGaccgcctcgccccgccgcctctccgtCCACCGCCGCCGCAACGTCGCCGTCTCGCCGGTCGGCCAAGGCCCCAGCGAGCTCTCCTTCCTCCAGCAAGCTCTCGTCATCGGCGAGCTTCAGATCCGCCGCCGCTACAGTGCCCTTCGCCAGATCCGGATCGGGAGGCTACAGTAAAACCTAGGTTGACTTCGGAGTTTTCCCTAAGTCCTCAAATCTCAGatccatatgctcatgttcatcgtgtcgtatctcctcatccgtagctccgatttgggaatatagcatatcaaaatgttcgtgtcagagagtacatcatttcattccattgcatcattttcatttgagttcatcttgatgcccgaaatgctgttagaagagtgctacttgagataattgtcagatttgctactccatttagatatttgtcatttttgccatgattattgtgtgcatgatatgccctggtgctctacacttgttttgttaagggtttttccatctttccagaggtgcaacccatgtatttttgtgatgtgtgtggtgactagcacgagcttgcaaagtgaggcacttggtaatgctgatttcagggacttagcatttccactaagtccttgagctgtttatctcatgttgccatatgttcatgttgtttcctagtgatccgtgcctcttttgaggatgatcagtaaggatgttttgttaatcttgtagtgctatatccatccatgtctttgtttgcaattatggagcaccctagcttgagtcaatcgagctctacttttgctacttcgtgaatctgggcagattgtctacttgttagcgattttgccgatgatgttgtagttgatccgtgcatgctacgctattgttcttgccatgtctagcttgtattttgtgtattcttgatggatgtatgcttagcttttcatgacttgctccgtagtgagtgcatcgagctcgtaaacatgcctacttgagatatgtttcagcatgtgccagttttcactaagtctgaaaactgattatgcttttgctatgttcacatgcttgcaattatgttttctg
Protein-coding sequences here:
- the LOC125510688 gene encoding mitogen-activated protein kinase kinase kinase 5-like, with the protein product MPWWKRSAHRPSSASASTPASPARASTSRIPRHGGAGDPDHLPRLTRQHRLRHVDDIEVGASALRLDDPHAAPPSSSSYPARRDAVWSGLATASSTPISRSPSSMMEAAPARSSSTPMLLPHPLPLPHHDDSPCRGPGRPLPSPRMFDGDCNGSAEFLGVAETGGERPSTFPRFMPHQTVQKVHEHNDLRSAGTHGATCGQRRKTYKEKFQDGPTETLNFRLNIPAKSAPSSGFSSPVQSPRRLSNVDFSSAAISIQGSNILSAPSPWSSDQSGSSPPSTSPEKFVGGQERSPRSSPLRSPALRSRYPSAPPSPMHTNLFPENHTSRPEGNLSANLHPLPLPPVSMSPKQTNFGHPSVPKVETPSMAGQWQKRKLIGSGTYGCVYEATNRHTGALCAMKEVNIIPDDAKSVESLKQLEQEIKFLSQFKHENIVQYYGSETTEDRFYIYLEYVHPGSINKYISKHCGAMTESVVRNFTRHILNGLAFLHSQKIMHRDIKGANLLVDVNGVVKLADFGMAKHLSTAAPNLSLKGTPYWMAPEVVQATLVKDVGYDLAVDIWSLGCTIIEMFTGKPPWSGLEGPAAMFKVLNKDPPIPDNLSSEGKDFLKGCFKRIPSERPTASKLLEHPFIQNSNHFSQHVSVHSPAGNKSPDAGHCSREKKSWKTEPCVRGKQTNTNGETSSSRCPGSLGHRLTAPTSLDTHSLSPPPTSYKSSSGSSAHNTPNGMHFSIAYPQPSPLPRPNGKESLNMFSY